A region of Burkholderiales bacterium JOSHI_001 DNA encodes the following proteins:
- a CDS encoding Zn-finger containing NTP pyrophosphohydrolase (PFAM: NUDIX domain), whose product MSDYRFCPACATPLAQLEAMEDGGPTTRLRCPACAWTHWNNPTPVLAAVVECTDQGGRVLLARNAAWPGRRFALITGFMEAGETPEEGIAREVAEETSLTVSALKLLGVWDFQRMNQVIIAYHAQAHGTVRLSPELAEYKLFEPADVVCWPAGTGFAMAQWLQSKGITPRFAEWGQRPAD is encoded by the coding sequence ATGAGCGATTACAGGTTCTGCCCAGCCTGCGCCACGCCGCTGGCGCAACTGGAAGCCATGGAAGACGGTGGGCCCACCACCCGACTGCGTTGCCCGGCCTGCGCCTGGACCCACTGGAACAACCCCACCCCGGTGCTGGCTGCGGTGGTGGAATGCACCGACCAGGGCGGGCGCGTGCTGCTGGCGCGCAATGCGGCCTGGCCGGGGCGGCGCTTCGCGCTGATCACAGGCTTCATGGAAGCCGGCGAAACGCCCGAAGAAGGCATCGCGCGCGAGGTGGCCGAAGAGACATCGCTCACGGTCAGTGCGCTGAAGCTGCTGGGCGTGTGGGATTTCCAGCGCATGAACCAGGTCATCATCGCCTACCACGCCCAGGCCCACGGCACGGTGCGGCTGTCGCCCGAACTGGCCGAGTACAAGCTGTTCGAGCCGGCGGATGTGGTGTGCTGGCCGGCCGGCACCGGCTTCGCCATGGCGCAGTGGCTGCAAAGCAAGGGCATCACGCCACGCTTTGCCGAATGGGGCCAGCGGCCCGCCGACTAA
- a CDS encoding UTP-glucose-1-phosphate uridylyltransferase (PFAM: Nucleotidyl transferase~TIGRFAM: UTP-glucose-1-phosphate uridylyltransferase) encodes MSVKKAIFPVAGLGTRFLPATKAQPKEMLPVVDKPLIQYAVEEAYAAGVREMIFVTGRHKRPIEDHFDMTFELEVALEQAGKAQLLEVVRSVKPDDMECIYVRQAQALGLGHAVLCGQRLVGNEPFAVLLADDLMVGSPPVLAQMVEQFKEWRASILAVQEVPAEHTRRYGIVDGVAVNERVMDVNRIVEKPAPEVAPSRLGVAGRYILTPGVFHEIATQPRGVGGEIQLTDGIASLLRREKVFAYRYEGKRYDCGSKEGFLEANVELALGHPEVGEGFRAFLKGLNL; translated from the coding sequence ATGTCTGTCAAGAAGGCCATCTTCCCTGTTGCCGGTCTGGGCACCCGGTTCCTGCCGGCCACCAAGGCGCAACCCAAGGAAATGCTGCCGGTGGTGGACAAGCCACTGATCCAGTACGCGGTGGAGGAGGCCTATGCCGCCGGCGTGAGGGAAATGATCTTCGTGACCGGGCGCCACAAGCGCCCGATCGAAGACCACTTTGACATGACCTTCGAGCTGGAGGTAGCCCTTGAACAAGCGGGTAAGGCCCAGCTGCTGGAGGTGGTGCGCAGCGTCAAGCCCGACGACATGGAGTGCATCTATGTGCGCCAGGCCCAGGCCCTGGGCCTGGGGCACGCCGTGCTGTGCGGCCAACGCCTGGTGGGCAACGAGCCTTTTGCGGTGCTGCTGGCCGACGACCTGATGGTGGGCTCGCCCCCGGTGCTGGCGCAGATGGTGGAGCAGTTCAAGGAGTGGCGCGCCAGCATCCTGGCGGTGCAGGAAGTGCCAGCCGAACACACCCGGCGTTACGGCATCGTGGACGGCGTGGCGGTGAACGAGCGGGTGATGGACGTGAACCGCATCGTCGAAAAACCTGCGCCGGAAGTGGCCCCCTCACGTCTGGGGGTGGCCGGCCGCTACATCCTGACCCCGGGCGTGTTCCACGAGATCGCCACCCAACCCCGGGGGGTGGGCGGCGAGATCCAGCTCACCGACGGCATCGCATCGCTGCTGCGGCGCGAAAAGGTGTTTGCCTACCGCTACGAAGGCAAGCGCTACGACTGTGGCAGCAAGGAAGGGTTCCTGGAAGCGAACGTCGAACTGGCGCTCGGCCACCCCGAAGTGGGAGAGGGCTTCCGCGCCTTCCTGAAGGGCCTGAACCTCTGA
- a CDS encoding phosphoglycerate dehydrogenase-like oxidoreductase (PFAM: D-isomer specific 2-hydroxyacid dehydrogenase, NAD binding domain; D-isomer specific 2-hydroxyacid dehydrogenase, catalytic domain), whose amino-acid sequence MDILIVEPLEPEVLHWLVARHSVRHAPELARDPLALRAALFNVRAVLIPPSVALDTLLLHHAPVLRAVGRLSAGAENIDLEACGRAGVEVVRPLSASAGAEAEFAVSAMLQMLRRVPVRSADGMLVGRELSGATVGLVGMTPAARPLAQLLQAFGARVVGYDPAMHMSDALWPRWQVEPLGLRDLMEQSDAVCVLLAYFSRYHGLLGERFLPSCKPHQVMVSLSHSSVFDDSSLAEVLNSGRMACAWFDSLEPGLLDAGRPLHDVDNIQVTPHLASTTRESRVRSAWAVARRIDELLSQPPTRPEFRATAPGDEAALAAAPRPV is encoded by the coding sequence ATGGACATCCTCATCGTAGAGCCGCTGGAGCCCGAGGTGCTGCACTGGCTGGTGGCACGGCACTCGGTGCGGCATGCGCCCGAGTTGGCGCGTGACCCGCTGGCGCTGCGCGCCGCGCTGTTCAACGTGCGCGCTGTGCTCATCCCGCCATCGGTGGCGCTGGACACCCTGCTGCTGCACCACGCGCCGGTGCTGCGCGCGGTGGGCCGCCTGTCGGCGGGCGCCGAGAACATCGACCTGGAAGCCTGCGGGCGGGCCGGTGTGGAGGTGGTGCGCCCCTTGAGCGCCAGCGCCGGGGCCGAGGCTGAATTTGCCGTGTCAGCCATGCTGCAGATGCTGCGCCGGGTGCCGGTGCGCAGCGCCGACGGCATGCTGGTGGGCCGTGAACTGAGCGGCGCCACCGTGGGCCTGGTGGGCATGACCCCCGCGGCGCGGCCGCTGGCGCAGCTGCTGCAGGCCTTTGGCGCGCGCGTGGTGGGCTACGACCCGGCCATGCACATGAGCGATGCGCTGTGGCCGCGCTGGCAGGTGGAGCCCCTGGGCCTGCGCGACCTGATGGAGCAAAGCGACGCCGTGTGCGTGCTGCTGGCCTACTTCAGCCGCTACCACGGCCTGCTGGGTGAACGCTTCCTGCCCAGTTGCAAGCCCCATCAGGTGATGGTGAGCCTGTCGCACAGCAGCGTCTTCGACGACAGCTCGCTGGCCGAGGTGCTGAACAGCGGGCGGATGGCCTGCGCCTGGTTCGACAGCCTGGAGCCCGGATTGCTGGACGCCGGCCGGCCGCTGCACGATGTGGACAACATCCAGGTGACGCCGCACCTGGCCAGCACCACACGCGAATCGCGCGTGCGCAGCGCCTGGGCGGTGGCCCGGCGCATCGACGAGCTGCTGAGCCAGCCGCCCACGCGGCCGGAGTTTCGCGCTACGGCGCCAGGCGACGAAGCTGCTCTTGCAGCCGCACCACGGCCTGTTTGA
- a CDS encoding putative redox protein, regulator of disulfide bond formation (PFAM: SirA-like protein) yields MDFNKELDVRNLNCPLPILKAKKALAEMSSGEVLKVVATDPGSMRDFQAFSRQTGNELLEQSSNDSEFIHYLKRR; encoded by the coding sequence ATGGATTTCAACAAGGAATTGGACGTTCGCAACCTGAACTGTCCGCTGCCCATCCTGAAGGCCAAGAAGGCCCTGGCGGAAATGTCCAGCGGCGAAGTGCTGAAGGTGGTGGCCACCGACCCCGGCTCGATGCGCGACTTCCAGGCCTTTTCGCGCCAGACCGGCAACGAACTGCTGGAACAAAGCAGCAACGACAGCGAGTTCATCCACTACCTGAAGCGGCGCTGA